A window of the Lolium perenne isolate Kyuss_39 chromosome 7, Kyuss_2.0, whole genome shotgun sequence genome harbors these coding sequences:
- the LOC127316974 gene encoding UDP-glycosyltransferase 75C1-like, with protein sequence MESRGRAPVPHLLFVTSPMQGHINPVRRLAARVAAADARVTISTAVSGHRRMFPSLASPDEEAVDAAGLLHVPFSDGYDEGFDREVHDIRSFAARSRAAGCETLAGVVARLAERGRPVTCIVYTFLVGWVPEVARACGIPAALFWIQPAAVFAVYYHYFHGHGAVLATCANDPTCDAVVRLPGMPPLKSRALPTIVSLTSPQQQGYPVLGTLRDLFLALDADRPTKVLVNTFDALEPEALRAVPGLELVAVGPVVPDIGASPSSTDLSLCDDGSDAYMEWLDTQVARSVVYVSFGTIFTASKRQELETFQGLKATGRPYLGVLRKVAEEGAALDGGSGGGGAADGRQGMVVERCDQARVLSHPAVGCFVTHCGWNSALESIASGVPIVAVPQWTDQPTVAWLVEDCAGVGVRVEVDDEGVAERGEIQRCVETVMGDGDAAVEIRASAMTWMEQAKEAIAAGGVLERNLQAFVSGL encoded by the coding sequence ATGGAGAGCCGCGGTCGTGCGCCGGTGCCGCACCTGCTGTTCGTGACCAGCCCGATGCAGGGCCACATCAACCCGGTGCGCCGCCTCGCCGCCCGCGTCGCGGCGGCGGACGCTCGGGTCACCATATCCACCGCAGTCTCTGGCCACCGCCGCATGTTCCCTTCCCTGGCGTCCCCGGACGAGGAGGCCGTCGACGCCGCGGGCCTGTTGCACGTCCCCTTCTCCGACGGCTACGACGAGGGGTTCGATCGCGAGGTGCACGACATCCGCTCCTTCGCCGCGCGCAGCCGCGCGGCCGGGTGCGAGACGCTCGCCGGCGTCGTCGCGCGCCTCGCCGAGCGCGGCCGCCCCGTCACGTGCATCGTGTACACCTTCCTCGTCGGGTGGGTGCCCGAGGTCGCGCGCGCGTGCGGCATTCCGGCCGCGCTCTTCTGGATCCAGCCGGCCGCCGTGTTCGCGGTGTACTACCACTACTTCCACGGCCACGGCGCTGTCCTCGCCACCTGCGCCAACGACCCCACCTGCGACGCCGTCGTCCGCCTGCCTGGGATGCCGCCACTCAAGTCGCGCGCGCTCCCGACCATCGTGTCGCTCACCTCGCCGCAGCAGCAGGGCTACCCGGTGCTCGGCACGCTGCGCGACCTCTTCCTGGCGCTCGATGCGGACAGGCCCACCAAGGTGCTGGTCAACACCTTCGATGCGCTGGAGCCCGAGGCGCTCCGTGCCGTGCCGGGCCTGGAGCTCGTCGCCGTCGGGCCGGTGGTTCCCGACATCGGCGCGTCTCCGTCCAGCACGGACCTGTCCCTCTGCGACGACGGCAGCGACGCGTACATGGAGTGGCTGGACACTCAGGTGGCACGGTCCGTTGTGTACGTGTCGTTCGGAACCATATTTACGGCGAGCAAGCGGCAGGAGCTGGAGACGTTCCAAGGACTAAAAGCCACCGGCCGGCCGTACCTAGGGGTGTTGCGCAAGGTCGCCGAGGAAGGTGCGGCGTTGGACGGCGggagcggtggtggcggcgccgccgacGGGAGGCAAGGGATGGTGGTGGAGCGGTGCGACCAGGCACGGGTGCTGTCGCACCCGGCGGTGGGATGCTTCGTGACCCACTGCGGGTGGAACTCGGCGCTGGAGAGCATCGCGTCCGGCGTGCCGATCGTGGCCGTACCGCAGTGGACGGACCAGCCGACGGTGGCGTGGCTGGTGGAGGATTGCGCCGGCGTCGGAGTGCGCGTGGAGGTGGACGATGAGGGAGTGGCGGAACGAGGCGAGATCCAGAGGTGCGTGGAGACGGTCATGGGCGACGGCGACGCGGCAGTGGAGATCCGAGCAAGCGCAATGACATGGATGGAACAGGCCAAGGAGGCAATCGCCGCCGGCGGGGTCTTGGAGAGGAATCTTCAAGCGTTCGTGTCGGGGCTATGA